A region from the Mycoplasmopsis phocirhinis genome encodes:
- a CDS encoding HAD-IIB family hydrolase — MINLKNKAKAYFIDLDGTFLDKPNGHGTVSETNIQTAKKINKYKPIIFSTGRGNTDFTMTIANKVGSKYVVCLNGALIVDNNNKVLYSKTLNKQLIAEVIEIFKKHKMFIYINGEVLMFHCGNLDSPYMKSWALNTDKAHYSQIDTSIDISKLLVFGLSREQTAQLHKQLTLAYPQFSFYLVSNGWTIEVGPKDANKGIANSIVCQYLGIDPKQAFHIGDSANDLPTKEYLGKFICVQGALDFVKQKADAIGYDFANCGLSKILNELENL, encoded by the coding sequence ATGATAAATTTGAAAAATAAAGCAAAGGCATATTTTATTGATTTGGATGGTACTTTTTTAGATAAACCAAATGGCCATGGTACTGTAAGCGAAACTAATATTCAAACAGCAAAAAAAATTAACAAATATAAACCAATAATATTCTCAACCGGTCGCGGCAACACTGATTTTACAATGACAATTGCAAACAAAGTTGGTTCAAAATATGTTGTTTGCTTAAATGGAGCATTAATTGTGGATAATAACAATAAAGTTTTATATAGCAAAACTTTAAACAAACAACTTATTGCTGAAGTCATTGAAATTTTTAAAAAACATAAAATGTTTATTTATATTAATGGTGAAGTATTAATGTTTCATTGCGGCAATTTAGATAGTCCTTATATGAAATCGTGAGCTCTAAATACAGATAAAGCACACTACTCACAAATAGATACTTCAATAGATATTTCAAAATTATTAGTATTTGGTCTTTCGCGTGAACAAACTGCGCAATTGCATAAACAATTAACACTAGCATATCCCCAATTTTCATTTTATTTGGTATCGAATGGCTGGACTATCGAGGTAGGGCCTAAAGACGCGAATAAAGGAATAGCAAATTCAATTGTTTGCCAATATTTAGGTATTGATCCTAAACAAGCATTTCATATCGGTGATTCGGCTAATGATTTACCAACTAAAGAATATTTAGGTAAATTTATTTGTGTGCAAGGAGCATTGGATTTTGTTAAACAAAAAGCAGATGCCATTGGTTATGATTTTGCTAACTGTGGTTTAAGCA
- a CDS encoding C1 family peptidase — protein MKLELNTIKNYYKQYLNNKTNKLVQNAITKNGIYNATYNNDIHLVHNNEFNIQTKKGGMTNQKATGRCWIFAALNILKPITMQKLNVESFEYSQAYTMFWEKMEKANTYLELIIEHPQLQYQDRLFEMFLGFGHQDGGFWEWSEGLITKYGVVPKSVMPETFNASNTAQMNSILQIHLLSSTKILRELQQNNASKDQIKEFKNKTMQKVFDICAKSLGLPPLKFDFEYRDKDKKFHKISNITPLEWLQKYASFEYQNLINLYADPRDIYPINTKLQAKYFRGPIESRHLSFVNVSINELKKATINSLKAGEPVWFACDMGPQIDRKNGLMDVNLYQINEAFELKNILTKADRLNFKMSTPNHAMTFVGVDLDENNKPIKWEVENSWGEENGNKGYFSMSDEWFDEYVFSVIVNPQFCSQSTIDANKNTAIQIEPWDPLSIF, from the coding sequence AATGGAATTTATAACGCAACCTACAATAATGACATTCATTTAGTACATAATAATGAATTTAATATACAAACAAAAAAAGGAGGAATGACAAACCAAAAAGCTACTGGAAGATGTTGAATTTTTGCGGCGCTTAATATTTTAAAACCTATAACAATGCAAAAATTAAATGTTGAAAGTTTTGAATACTCGCAAGCTTACACTATGTTTTGAGAAAAAATGGAAAAAGCCAACACCTATTTAGAATTAATAATTGAACACCCACAATTGCAATACCAAGATCGTTTATTTGAAATGTTTTTAGGTTTTGGTCACCAAGATGGTGGGTTTTGAGAATGATCAGAAGGTCTAATTACTAAATACGGTGTTGTACCAAAATCTGTTATGCCTGAAACATTTAACGCTTCTAACACAGCCCAAATGAATTCAATTTTGCAAATTCATTTATTATCAAGCACTAAAATATTAAGAGAATTACAACAAAATAATGCTTCCAAAGATCAAATAAAAGAATTTAAAAACAAAACAATGCAAAAAGTTTTTGACATTTGTGCAAAATCACTTGGCTTGCCTCCTCTTAAATTTGACTTTGAATATCGTGATAAAGATAAAAAATTTCATAAAATTTCTAATATAACACCTTTAGAATGATTGCAAAAATACGCTTCATTCGAATATCAAAACTTGATTAATTTATACGCCGATCCAAGAGATATTTATCCAATTAATACTAAATTACAGGCTAAATACTTTAGAGGACCTATTGAAAGCCGACATTTATCTTTTGTTAATGTTTCAATAAATGAATTAAAAAAAGCGACAATTAATAGTCTTAAAGCTGGTGAGCCAGTTTGGTTTGCGTGTGACATGGGGCCTCAAATTGATCGTAAAAATGGTTTAATGGATGTAAATTTATACCAAATAAATGAGGCGTTTGAACTAAAAAATATTTTAACTAAAGCTGATCGGTTAAATTTTAAAATGTCAACTCCAAATCACGCAATGACTTTTGTTGGTGTAGATTTAGATGAAAATAACAAACCGATTAAATGAGAAGTTGAAAATTCATGAGGCGAAGAAAACGGCAATAAAGGTTATTTTTCAATGAGTGATGAATGATTTGATGAATATGTTTTTAGTGTTATAGTCAATCCTCAATTTTGTTCACAATCTACCATTGATGCAAATAAAAACACCGCAATTCAAATTGAACCTTGAGATCCTTTATCAATATTTTAA